One part of the Pecten maximus chromosome 9, xPecMax1.1, whole genome shotgun sequence genome encodes these proteins:
- the LOC117334846 gene encoding uncharacterized protein LOC117334846: MDITNGKPVSQKPLFRVKRKSEPYGIVSWVKLAKRKSESMEKIFPNMMAASLKLAGIYLAAHKYFEVDRRYTFSTTKYEDRKFYKHFPIPRLKKLHPVVEKACNKGEFECITEIATVANMSGSLAKFHKHYKKDALLPEYPFSSALEQFQYRTTASYYMCWFTDRRRKLLAYEGGHCLENLKKTHEANGNIIHDIRSIYVANAKRANYVSPFTCAYIWFCPDPCYGKNDSGNFKDFRSGVADLLNPCSRLKDKACFWETGKNTVFDYLQRNRINYTCNCKNERKGFIWSPKYSICIDQDECYDGVANCSSDKICRNDVGSYTCQCRMGFKLNRTTGQCDRHDLFRPTSHIGMKRRNKQNQEDQTGIWAAIDRLYIVYESSSTKPSDT; encoded by the exons ATGGATATCACTAATGGTAAACCGGTGTCACAAAAGCCTCTTTTTCGTGTGAAGCGTAAATCTGAACCTTACGGCATCGTGAGCTGGGTGAAATTGGCCAAGAGAAAAAGTGAGTCGATggaaaaaatatttccaaatatgatGGCAGCAAGCTTAAAACTTGCTGGTATCTATCTAGCAGCTCATAAATACTTCGAAGTTGATAGAAGATACACGTTTTCGACGACTAAATATGAAGATCGTAAATTCTACAAGCATTTCCCAATTCCACGTCTAAAGAAGCTCCATCCGGTTGTGGAGAAAGCTTGCAATAAAGGTGAGTTTGAATGTATCACGGAAATCGCCACTGTTGCCAATATGTCCGGATCACTTGCCAAATTCCATAAACATTACAAGAAGGACGCACTCCTCCCTGAATATCCGTTCAGCTCTGCATTGGAACAGTTTCAGTATCGAACTACTGCCAGCTACTACATGTGTTGGTTCACAGATCGTCGTCGCAAGCTTCTGGCATACGAAGGGGGACACTGTCTAGAAAACCTGAAAAAAACCCATGAAGCAAATGGCAATATAATACACGACATAAGGTCTATTTACGTAGCTAATGCTAAAAGAGCCAACTATGTTTCACCTTTTACGTGTGCCTATATATGGTTTTGCCCTGATCCGTGTTATGGAAAGAATGACTCTGGTAACTTTAAAGACTTCAGGTCAGGCGTGGCCGACCTTCTTAATCCGTGCTCGCGGTTGAAAGACAAAGCCTGTTTTTGGGAGACTGGAAAAAACACTGTCTTTGATTATCTTCAAAGGAACAGAATAAACTACACGTGTAATTGTAAAAATGAACGAAAAGGCTTCATATGGTCCCCTAAGTATAGCATCTGTATTGACCAAGACGAATGTTATGATGGCGTGGCAAATTGTTCAAGTGACAAAATCTGCCGTAATGACGTTGGTTCTTATACGTGTCAGTGCCGAATGGGATTCAAACTGAACAGGACTACCGGTCAGTGTGACAGACACGACCTGTTTCGTCCCACATCTCATATTGGCATGAAGCGACGTAATAAACAAAATCAGGAAGATCAAACCGGAATTTGGGCAGCAATCGACCGCCT gtacattgtatatgaatcaAGTTCAACTAAGCCCTCCGATACATAA